The window GAGGCGTACCGCACCCAGGTGGAGACCGGCACGGCGCCCGCGGTGCAGGTCGCGACCACCGCCAAGGAGCCGACGGTCTCGAAGGCGGAGGTCGACCGGATGATGAAGGAGTACGCGCAGCCGGCGATGTCGGCCAACGTCATCGTGCGGACGGACGCCACCCGCTTCATCGAGTTCAGCCCGGAGAACTCCCTGTGGAAGTTCCTCAGGGTCAAGGCCGTGGACGGCAAGCTCGTCGACAACCCCGACCTGAATGCACTCAAGGAGCTCTACGGCCAGACCTTCGACGGCGTGCTGATCACCCGGGGCACCGGCAAGAAGACGGCCGTCACACCCCAGGACGTCTACGTCGCCCTGCGCCAGGCCCTGCTGAGCAAGTCCGACCGGGACGCCACGATCGAGACGAACCCCAGCTGACGCACCCGGAGTGCCGTACGACCGAGGTCCTACGGCACTCCGGACCCCGTCAGTTGAGCATCGCCCGCGCCGCCTGTGCCTGCTGCCGCACGCGAGCGGCCGCCGGCTCGTCCACCGCGGCCACTACTTCGGCGTACGCCTCCAGCTCCGCCGCCCCCTTGACGAAGTCCCCCCGCTGCACCAGCAGCTGAGCCCGCTCGTACCGCAACCGGGCCGGATGCGAGGGCAGCAGCAGCGCCAACTCGACGGCCCACAAGCCCACATCGGACCGTTCGGGCCGAGCCGCGGCCCAGGCCCGGACGTTGTTGAGGATCCGCGAGACCACCTCGAGGGGCGTCGCGGGCACCAGCATCGACGGATGCAGGGCCGTCCCCGTGGCCCCCGCCACCAGCAACTCCGCATCCGCCCCGGTCAAGGCCCGGCCCCCGTTGAACGGATCGGCGAGCACCTGCTCGTCCGGCTCCCCGAACCCGACGATGAAGTGCCCGGGCAGAGCCAGCCCGTACACCGGCGCCCCCGCCCTGCGAGCCACCTCCAGCCACACCACCGACAGCAGAATCGGCAGCCCGCGCCTGCGCCGCAGCACCTCGTGCAGCAGCGAGGACTCCAGCCGCTGATAGTCGCCGGGCGCGCCCCGGAAGCCGAGCCGGTCGCCGAGCAGCTCCCGCAGGGACACGGCCCAGGAGCGCGGCCCGCCGGGCCGGAACGGCAGCTGCCCGGCCAGCCGGTCCAGTTCCATCTGGGCCGCGTCCATGCCCGCCTCGTCCAGCGCGCCGTCCGCCTCGGCGCCCACCAGCAGACACAGGGTCGACAGATCGGGCCGCTCGCAGCGGGCCTCCTCGGCGAACCGCCGGCGCAGTTCGGTCGAGCGTTCGGGGGACGGGGGATAGGGGGGAGGCATAGCAGGCTCGTGCCCTCTCACGGCGATCGGTTACCGGACGGCGCCGGAGTTCCCGGCTCGCGGTAGTGGTGGTACGCGTGATGCGCCGAGAAGCCCATCCCGGCGTACAGCTCCCGTGCCCCCGCATTGTCCGTCTCGACCTGCAGCCAGGCCGCCGACGCCCCCTCCTCCAGGGCCCGCCCGGCCAGCGCGGCCATCACGGCGGAGGCGAGCCCCCGACGCCGTAGCGCCGGATCCACCTCGACGGCGGCGAAGCCCGCCCAGCGCCCGTCCACGACACACCGCCCGATGGCCGCGGGCGCCTCCTCGCCGGGCACGGTCGCGAACCACACCGAGGGCCCGCTGCCCAGCACCTTCAGGGCGACCTCGCTCAGCCCCTTGCGCTGGTAGCGGGCGAGCCACGCCTCGTCCGCCTCCCGGGACAGCACGACCTCGGCCGGCTCTTCCCGGTCGGCGAGCGGCGCCAGCGCTCCGATCCACAGCTCGGCGGTCACCTCACGCGTCCAGCCCCGCCTCTCCAGCTCCGCGCACAGCAGCTCCTGAGTGCCCTCGGCGCCGGTCGCGGTCTGTATGTAAGCGGGCAGCCCGCGCTCGCCGTACCACCGCCGTACGACGGACAGCGCGTCGTCGAGCGGCAGGCCCGGGTCGCCCAGCGGGAGCACGGAGTTGGCGCGGCGGGTGAATCCGGCGGCGGCCCTCAGCTCCCACTCGCCGAGCCGCTCGCTCTCCACCGGCCGCCACGCGCGTGTGGAGACGTGCGCCAGCTCCTCGTACGAGGCGGCGGGCCCCCGGCGACGGGCCGGGGCGCTGGGCACCACCTTGCCCGCGACCAGCGACGATTCCGGAATGCGGACGGTTTCGCCACTCTTCCGTGTGATCACCAGCACACCGTCGTCCCAGGATGCGAGAACACCCACCGTGTCGGTGAACTTCTCACCCGGGCGCGCAGGATCGTTCAGGCGTCGCACGGAGACCCGTTTACCCACGTCAGCAGCGGTGATACGGACCTCAAGGCGCCCCGTCGCAGAGATTTCCACAGGTCAGTTCACCCCTCCTGTTCGGATCATGCCCAAGAACGGAGATACTAGAGGCGGGCATCGACGACGCCGCGCTCCCGCGCGCCAGGCGGCGGAGCCTGAGGAGGCCCGCCAGCGCCCTATCGAGGAGGAACGACAGCGTGACCTACGTCATCGCGCAGCCTTGTGTCGACGTAAAGGACAAGGCGTGCATCGAGGAGTGCCCGGTCGACTGCATCTACGAGGGCTCCCGGTCCTTGTACATCCACCCGGACGAATGCGTCGACTGCGGAGCCTGTGAGCCGGTCTGCCCGGTCGAGGCGATCTTCTACGAAGACGACACTCCGGAGGAGTGGAAGGACTACTACAAGGCGAACGTCGAGTTCTTCGACGAGCTCGGCTCCCCGGGCGGCGCCAGCAAGCTGGGTCTGATCGAGCGGGACCACCCCTTCATCGCCGCGCTGCCGCCGCAGAACGGCTGAGAGCGGCCGGCCCGCATCACCGCGCCGCCTCGGTCCCGTACGGCCTGATCGCCTTGATCGCCGTACGGGGCCGAGGCGTTTGCCGTACCAGAAAGTGAGCCAGAACTCGTGTCCGCAGTCTCCGACCGCCTGCCCACCTTCCCCTGGGACAAGCTCGCGCCGTACAAAAAGACGGCCGTGGCCCACCCGGACGGCATCGTCGACCTGTCCGTCGGCACCCCGGTCGACCCGGTCCCCGAGCTGATCCAGAAAGCGCTGATCGCGGCGGCCGACTCGCCGGGCTATCCGACGGTCTGGGGCACGCCGGAGCTGCGTGACGCGATCACCGGCTGGGTGGAGCGCCGCCTGGGCGCCCGCGAGGTGACCCACCGGCACGTCCTGCCGATCCTCGGCTCCAAGGAACTGGTCGCCTGGCTCCCCACCCAGCTGGGCCTCGGCCCCGGCGACCGCGTCGCCTACCCGCGCCTGGCCTACCCGACCTACGAGGTCGGCGCCCGCCTCGCCCGCGCCGAGTACGAGGTCTACGACGACCCGACCGAGCTGGACCCGAAGGGCCTGAAGCTCCTGTGGCTCAACTCCCCGTCGAACCCGACGGGCAAGGTGCTGAGCAAGGAAGAACTCACCCGGATCGTGGCCTGGGCCCGCGAGAACGACGTGTTGCTCTTCTCCGACGAGTGCTACCTGGAGCTGGGCTGGGAGGCCGACCCGGTCTCGGTGCTGCACCCGGACGTGAACGGCGGTTCGTACGAGGGCATCGTGGCCGTCCACTCGCTCTCCAAGCGCTCGAACCTGGCGGGTTACCGAGCGGCCTTCCTGGCCGGCGACCCGGAGGTCCTCGCCCCGCTCCTGGAGATCCGCAAGCACGGCGGCATGATGACCTCCGCGCCGACCCAGGCGGCCGCGATCGCGGCCCTGGGCGACGACGAGCACGTCCGCGTCCAGCGCGACCGCTACGCCGCCCGCCGCGAGGCGCTCCGCGCGGCCCTCGTGAACCACGGCTTCCGCATCGAACACAGCGAGGCCAGCCTCTACCTCTGGGCCACACGGGGAGAGTCCTGCTGGGACACGGTGGCCCACCTGGCCGACCTCGGCATCCTGGTGGCGCCGGGGGACTTCTACGGCGAGGCGGGCGAGAGGTACGTACGGGTGGCGTTCACGGCGACGGACGAGAGGGTCCGGGAGGCCGTGAAGAGGCTCGGCTGACAAACGGCGACGGGACCCGGGGCTGTGAAGCCCCGGGTCCCGTCGCCATTTCCGGTCAGGCGCTCAGCCGCCCAGCGGGAGGCCCTGCACCGGCAGGGAGTCCGCCGCCGGCAGGCCCCCGCCCTGGGTCAGGGACTCGGTCGGCAGGCCGCCCTTCGTCGCGGTGGACGTCGTGTCACCCAGGATGTCGCCGGCCGAACCGGCCGCGTCACCCGCGGTCTTCTGCGCGGCGGGGGCCGCCTTCTTGACGGCCTTGCCGCCGGTCTTGCCCGCGGCCGGCACCGACTTCTTGACCGCCTTGCCGCCGGTTTCGCCCGCGAGCCCGGTGACGTTCTGCGCCGCACCGTCGACCGTGTTGCCGACGCTCGCCCCGTCCAGGGCGGTCAGACCGCCGAGGTTCGGGGTTGCGGGCAATTCGGGGGCCGCACTGGCGGAGCCGGCCGCACCGACCCCGGCGGCCGCTCCCGCAGCGACGAGCAGCGCGGCACGGGCGATCCGACGGGTCAGGGGGAGGGTCATGATGCTCCTTCGACGGGTCTGTCTGGTGAGAACGGTGATGTGTCCGTCCGGACTTGATCTCCGGCCTCGGACGCAGTGACTACCGCTCGAAGTCCGCGAAGGTTGCGGCGGAGTAACGTAAAGACTTGGTAATGCGTCGCATTATCGGCTGTGGATAAAAACGGGCAAAGAGTCCGTGGTCCGAAAGTCTGCCGAATCCTTACAGCCCTTTGATTTCAAGGGGTTTGCAGGATTCGGGGCTGTCGGCGCCAAAACCCCCGCACCTCATGAACCCGCGTCCCGGGCGGTAACCCGCGCGGGTGACTCGGGGCACTACTGTGCGGTCACGATACGGACCGAGCCCGTGCCCTTCTCGGCGCCCGCGGCGCCCTCGGACCCGACCGCGCGCCACTGACTGTCGGTGTTCCCGGCGGTCCACTCCCGCCCGGCGTACGACACGCGTTCGATGCGCAGGGCGGAGGCGTTGGCCACGGCCCAGTGCGCGAGCTGCCAGCCCTCGGCGTTCTCGGCCACGGGCAGCGTGAGGGTCCGCCCGCCGCTCTCGGCGCTCGGGGCGGCGGACGCGGAGTCCGCGCCGCCGACCACGGCACCGGCAGGTTCCAGCACATCCCGGCCGAAGTCCCGCGCGAGCGCGGTCCGTACCGGATCGGTCCCCGCCACCCGGGTCGTGTCGGGGCGGCCCTCGCAGGTCAGCGTGGCGGCCGAGCGGCCGGTCAGGGCGGCGGCGAGCAGTGCGGCGTCCGGCTCGTGCTTGGCGTACGCGTCCGGGAAGCCGCTGCGCTGCACACGCTGCGCGGCGACGGTGAGCGGCAGCTTCGTGTAGTCGTCCACCTTCACCAGGTGGTCGTAGAAGATCCCCGCCGAGTAGGTCGGGTCCATGATCTCCTTCTCGGTGCCCCAGCCCATCGAGGGCCGCTGCTGGAACAGGCCGAGCGAGTCACGGTCGCCGTGGTCGATGTTGCGCAGCGCCGACTCCTGGAGCGCGGTGGCGAGCGCTATGGTCACGGCCCGCTCCGGGAGGTCCCGCCCGGTGCCGACGGCGGCGATCGTCGCCGCGTTCACGGCCTGCTCCGGCGTGAACTCGTACGCCGCCCCGTCGTCCTCGGCCGAGACGACCTTGCAGCCCGGCGCTCCCGCGCCTCCGGTGACGTACTGGACGACGAGATACCCCGCTACGGCGAGCAGGACCACGAAGGCCGCCCCGAAACGGAGGAGGCGGCCACGGCGTCTGGGAGTGGGGGACGGCTCTGGCACGCGTACAAGGTACTGGAGAGTAGAGCGGCGCCCGAGACCGGTGTGAAAAGCAGCCGCAAGGCAGGGGGCGCTAGGGTCGAGGGCATGCCCGAGACCCCGCTTGACCTCACGCTGGACGCCGCGCGGCTCACCGCGCAGCTCGTCGACTTCCCCTCCGAGAGCGGCACCGAGAAGCCCCTCGCGGACGCGATCGAGACCGCTCTGAGGGCCCTGCCGCACCTGACGGTCGACCGGTACGGCAACAACGTCGTGGCACGCACGAACCTCGGCCGCCCCGAGCGCGTGATCCTCGCCGGACACATCGACACCGTCCCGATCGCGGACAACGTCCCGTCCCGGCTGGACGACGACGGCATCCTCTGGGGCTGCGGCACCTGCGACATGAAGTCCGGGGTGGCGGTGCAGCTGCGCATCGCCGCGACGGTCCCCGCCCCCAACCGCGACCTGACCTTCGTCTTCTACGACCAGGAAGAGGTCGCCGCACACCTCAACGGCCTGCGTCATGTGGCCGAGACACACCCCGAGTGGCTGGCCGGCGACTTCGCGGTGCTGCTGGAGCCGTCCGACGGCCAGGTGGAGGGCGGCTGCCAGGGCACCCTGAGGGTGCTGCTGAGGACGAAGGGCGAGCGGGCGCACTCGGCGCGCGGCTGGATGGGCTCCAACGCGATCCACGCCGCCGCCCCGATCCTGGCCCGCCTGGCCTCGTACGAGCCCCGCTGGCCGGTGATCGACGGTCTGGAGTACCGGGAGGGCCTGAACGCGGTGGGCATCTCGGGCGGGGTCGCGGGCAACGTCATCCCCGACGAGTGCGTGGTCACGGTCAACTTCCGATACGCCCCCGACCGCACGGAGGAGGAGGCGCTGGCCCACGTCCACGAGGTGTTCGCGGACTGCGGGGTGGAGGAGTTCGTGGTGGACGACCACAGCCCCGGGGCGCTGCCGGGGCTCTCCCACCCGGCGGCGGCCGCCTTCATCGAAGCGGTGGGCGGGAAGCCGCTGCCGAAGTACGGCTGGACGGACGTGTCCCGTTTCTCCGCCCTCGGCATCCCGGCGGTCAATTACGGTCCCGGGAACCCGCACCTGGCGCACAAGCGGGACGAGCGGGTGGAGACGGCGAAGATCCTCGCGGGCGAGGAACGCCTGCGGACGTGGCTGACGGCGTGACCACGTGCGGGATCGGGGGATGCCGGACATGCCGATGTCCCCCGTCCGTAACCCGCGTAGATCTACGCTGAGGTGGAAACACCGCAAGCGGAGGGAGCGCACATGGCTACCGGGAACCCTGAGGGCAAGAAGCAGCCGCCGGAGGAGCAGCGCCTGGGACCGGTCCTCCGACGGCGGGGGCAGGTCACGGCGAGCACGACGGACCAGCGGCTGCTGGACGCGGGCGGCCCTTCCGACTGGGTCCACACGGACCCGTGGCGCGTCCTGCGCATTCAGTCGGAATTCATCGAGGGCTTCGGCACGCTGGCCGAACTTCCGCCCGCGATCAGTGTGTTCGGTTCGGCGCGGACGCCGGTGGACTCGGTGGAGTACGAGGCGGGTGTGCGGCTGGGCCGGGGCCTGGTCGAGGCGGGCTTCGCGGTGATCACGGGCGGTGGGCCGGGGGCCATGGAGGCGGCCAACAAGGGCGCCTGCGAGGCGAACGGCATCTCGGTCGGCCTGGGTATCGAGCTCCCCTTCGAACAGGGGCTGAACCCTTACGTCGACATCGGCCTGAACTTCCGCTACTTCTTCGTCCGCAAGATGATGTTCGTGAAGTACGCCCAGGGCTTCGTGGTCCTGCCCGGCGGCCTCGGCACCCTCGACGAACTCTTCGAGGCCCTGACCCTGGTCCAGACCCAGAAGGTCACCCGCTTCCCGATCGTCCTCTTCGGCTCGGAGTACTGGGGCGGCCTGGTCGACTGGCTGCGCAACACCCTGGTCGCCCAGGGCAAGGCATCGGAGAAGGACCTGCTGCTCTTCCACGTCACGGACGACGTGGACGAGGCGGTGGCGTTGGTGTCGAAGGAGGCGGGCCGCTAGGGCCTGTCCGGCGGATCATGCCGGCGTCGCGGGGTCTGGCACGCGCAGCTGCGGCGTTGGCGTCAGTCGGCCTGATCCGCCGGACAGGCCCTAGCGCGGGGCTCGGGGCCAGCGGTTTCTCGCCCCGGCGGGGGCGCGGCAGGTTCTACGCCAGCCCCCGTCGGGCCACCGCCGGCGGACGGTGGCCCGCGATCGACGCCACCATGTCCACCACCTGCCGCGTCTCCGCGACCTCATGGACCCGGTAGACCTGCGCCCCCAGCCACGCCGACACAGCCGTCGTCGCCAGCGTCCCCACCACCCGTTCCTTCACCGGCTTGTCCAGCGTCTCCCCGACGAAGTCCTTGTTGGAGAGGGAAACCAGCACCGGCCACCCCGTCGCGACCATCTCCCCCAACCGCCGCGTCGCCTCCAGACTGTGCCGCGTGTTCTTCCCGAAGTCATGCCCGGGATCGATCATCACCGACTCCCGAGGCACCCCCAGCGCCACCGCCCGCTCGGCCAACCCCACGGTCACCCGAAGAATGTCGGCCATGACATCGTCGTACGTCACCCGATGCG of the Streptomyces sp. NBC_00287 genome contains:
- a CDS encoding transglutaminase-like domain-containing protein, with translation MPPPYPPSPERSTELRRRFAEEARCERPDLSTLCLLVGAEADGALDEAGMDAAQMELDRLAGQLPFRPGGPRSWAVSLRELLGDRLGFRGAPGDYQRLESSLLHEVLRRRRGLPILLSVVWLEVARRAGAPVYGLALPGHFIVGFGEPDEQVLADPFNGGRALTGADAELLVAGATGTALHPSMLVPATPLEVVSRILNNVRAWAAARPERSDVGLWAVELALLLPSHPARLRYERAQLLVQRGDFVKGAAELEAYAEVVAAVDEPAAARVRQQAQAARAMLN
- a CDS encoding GNAT family N-acetyltransferase gives rise to the protein MEISATGRLEVRITAADVGKRVSVRRLNDPARPGEKFTDTVGVLASWDDGVLVITRKSGETVRIPESSLVAGKVVPSAPARRRGPAASYEELAHVSTRAWRPVESERLGEWELRAAAGFTRRANSVLPLGDPGLPLDDALSVVRRWYGERGLPAYIQTATGAEGTQELLCAELERRGWTREVTAELWIGALAPLADREEPAEVVLSREADEAWLARYQRKGLSEVALKVLGSGPSVWFATVPGEEAPAAIGRCVVDGRWAGFAAVEVDPALRRRGLASAVMAALAGRALEEGASAAWLQVETDNAGARELYAGMGFSAHHAYHHYREPGTPAPSGNRSP
- the fdxA gene encoding ferredoxin, with protein sequence MTYVIAQPCVDVKDKACIEECPVDCIYEGSRSLYIHPDECVDCGACEPVCPVEAIFYEDDTPEEWKDYYKANVEFFDELGSPGGASKLGLIERDHPFIAALPPQNG
- a CDS encoding bifunctional succinyldiaminopimelate transaminase/glutamate-prephenate aminotransferase yields the protein MSAVSDRLPTFPWDKLAPYKKTAVAHPDGIVDLSVGTPVDPVPELIQKALIAAADSPGYPTVWGTPELRDAITGWVERRLGAREVTHRHVLPILGSKELVAWLPTQLGLGPGDRVAYPRLAYPTYEVGARLARAEYEVYDDPTELDPKGLKLLWLNSPSNPTGKVLSKEELTRIVAWARENDVLLFSDECYLELGWEADPVSVLHPDVNGGSYEGIVAVHSLSKRSNLAGYRAAFLAGDPEVLAPLLEIRKHGGMMTSAPTQAAAIAALGDDEHVRVQRDRYAARREALRAALVNHGFRIEHSEASLYLWATRGESCWDTVAHLADLGILVAPGDFYGEAGERYVRVAFTATDERVREAVKRLG
- a CDS encoding ATP-binding protein translates to MTLPLTRRIARAALLVAAGAAAGVGAAGSASAAPELPATPNLGGLTALDGASVGNTVDGAAQNVTGLAGETGGKAVKKSVPAAGKTGGKAVKKAAPAAQKTAGDAAGSAGDILGDTTSTATKGGLPTESLTQGGGLPAADSLPVQGLPLGG
- a CDS encoding heavy metal transporter, with amino-acid sequence MPEPSPTPRRRGRLLRFGAAFVVLLAVAGYLVVQYVTGGAGAPGCKVVSAEDDGAAYEFTPEQAVNAATIAAVGTGRDLPERAVTIALATALQESALRNIDHGDRDSLGLFQQRPSMGWGTEKEIMDPTYSAGIFYDHLVKVDDYTKLPLTVAAQRVQRSGFPDAYAKHEPDAALLAAALTGRSAATLTCEGRPDTTRVAGTDPVRTALARDFGRDVLEPAGAVVGGADSASAAPSAESGGRTLTLPVAENAEGWQLAHWAVANASALRIERVSYAGREWTAGNTDSQWRAVGSEGAAGAEKGTGSVRIVTAQ
- the dapE gene encoding succinyl-diaminopimelate desuccinylase gives rise to the protein MPETPLDLTLDAARLTAQLVDFPSESGTEKPLADAIETALRALPHLTVDRYGNNVVARTNLGRPERVILAGHIDTVPIADNVPSRLDDDGILWGCGTCDMKSGVAVQLRIAATVPAPNRDLTFVFYDQEEVAAHLNGLRHVAETHPEWLAGDFAVLLEPSDGQVEGGCQGTLRVLLRTKGERAHSARGWMGSNAIHAAAPILARLASYEPRWPVIDGLEYREGLNAVGISGGVAGNVIPDECVVTVNFRYAPDRTEEEALAHVHEVFADCGVEEFVVDDHSPGALPGLSHPAAAAFIEAVGGKPLPKYGWTDVSRFSALGIPAVNYGPGNPHLAHKRDERVETAKILAGEERLRTWLTA
- a CDS encoding TIGR00730 family Rossman fold protein translates to MATGNPEGKKQPPEEQRLGPVLRRRGQVTASTTDQRLLDAGGPSDWVHTDPWRVLRIQSEFIEGFGTLAELPPAISVFGSARTPVDSVEYEAGVRLGRGLVEAGFAVITGGGPGAMEAANKGACEANGISVGLGIELPFEQGLNPYVDIGLNFRYFFVRKMMFVKYAQGFVVLPGGLGTLDELFEALTLVQTQKVTRFPIVLFGSEYWGGLVDWLRNTLVAQGKASEKDLLLFHVTDDVDEAVALVSKEAGR